One Serratia liquefaciens genomic window, GCTCATAACCCGAAGGTCGTCGGTTCAAATCCGGCCTCCGCAACCAATCTTAATGACCACAGACAAGCACCTTAACGGGTGTTTTTTTGTATCTGAAATCCGCCAATCCCGATTTTACTCCAGCCAACAACGCCCTCTCCCTGACGTCAATGAAATCAGGTTATCACCCTCGATCAATCATAATGACTTTCGCGTTTTTGCAGCCACATCGCCCATACGGCTAACGCGGACACCACCGCCGGCACCGCCGCAAGCAGCAACAGATCGGATGCCATCCAATGGCGGGCAATCAGCGCAGCGCCCAACAGAGGCCCGAGCATCGAAGCGCCCCGTCCGATACCCAATCCCCAGCCTAAACCGGTTGAACGCAAAAATGTCGGGTAACCACCGGCAGCCAGCGCATTTACCCCCGGCATACCCCCGACGACGAAAACGCCCGTGACGAAAATCGAGCTGAACAGCATCAGCAGATTTTGCGGCTCAAAACCTATCGCGGCTATTGAAAGGGCCGCGATTGAAAAGCCCGTGATAAGCACGCTGTAAGCCCCAAATTTGTCAATCAGGCGGCCAAGCGCCAGGGTGCCTAAAACCCCGCCAAACTGTAATGCCCCAGTGGCCAAATTGGCGATTTCCAGCGACAGCCCCGCGTCCTTGATCAGGGTTGGCAGCCAATTTGCCAAAAAATAGAGATCGATAAGATTCATAAAATTCACCAGCCAAAGCAGCAAGGTGAACACGGCGCGGTTATCTCGAAAGAGATCAACCACCGTGGCTTTGGCGCGCTGCATGCCAACATGACTGTTGGAAAGATCGACACTCATGGCCTGCTGCTCCGGAAACACTTTTCGCAAGGTTGAACGAATTGCCGCTTCTCCCTTTCCGCATCTCAACATCCATTGTGCCGACTCCGGCAGGTAGGCCCACATAGAAATCGCCAGGATAATCGGCAAAAGCCCCCCGAGAATAAAAATAGCCTGCCAGCCGACGAGCGGGATCAGCAAAGCCGCGGTAACGCCACCCAAACCGCCGCCGATCGCAAAAAAACAGGTTATCGCAGTGATATAGGTCGCTCGCTGGCGTAAAGGGCTGTATTCGACAACCAACGCAATGCAGTTGGGCATCACGCCGCCTAAGGCTATACCCGCAAGGAAACGGAACGCCATCAGTTGATTAACATTCTGGGCGAAGGCAGAACACAGGGTGAATACGCCAAAAATGAGCGTGGCAGAAATGATGGACGGCCTGCGCCCGATGCGATCGGCAAGCCAACCCAAAGCAAAGGCACCGATGGCAATGCCGGCCAATCCGGCGCTGAACACCGGCCCCAACACTGCTGTTTCCAGCGACCAGGCATCCCGAATGGCCGGTGCGGCATAGCCCATGGCCTGGATATCGAACCCATCGCACATAAGACAAAGCGCGCACATAATCAGCAAAAGCACTTGGCCGCGACGCGTCCCCGTGCTGTCTACCATTTCCTGAATGCTCTGCATTCCTTCGTTTGCGGACATTGACACGGGATATCCTTTTCTTTGTGAGATTGAAAAATATATTTTTAAATAAAATATATTTTTTATCTTCTGTCAATTTTCAACGCAAATTTGGCACGTCAGTGTCTTAGAGTGTGATCAGAACGACAAACGAGGCTCCACAGCCTTGCCGGCCAAAGGGCACCTCATTCGCTATTCGCAGAGGATATGAATGAAAGGTCACTGGCGCTTTTATCGATAACCGCCAGTGAGTGAACAAGAAACGCGACTGGCGGAAAGGGATGCGCCAGTTTCAGGATTAACCAAAGAAGGAGGGCCCCGGCAAAGCAGCGCTAATGGCTGGCCTGAATCAGGAGAGTGCCTTTAAACGGAAGTGCGGCAGTTCATTCCTGCCGCCTCAGCTTATTTTTGCCCGCGCGCTACTGCCCCGCCGTTAGCAAAATACGCCTTGATTCCCGCCAGAATAGATTCCGCCACCTGCTGCTGAAAATGGGTGGTACGCAGTTTGCGCTCTTCCTCTATATTGCTGATAAACGCCGTTTCAACCAGGATAGAGGGGATATCCGGCGCCTTTAACACCGCAAAACCGGCCTGATCGACACGATTCTTATGCAAACGGTTAATTTTGCCCATTCGGTTAAGCACTTCCTTGCCGAATTTCAGGCTGTCGTTGATGGTCGCGGTTTGTATCAGGTCAAACATGGTGTGATCCAAATAGCGATCGCCGCTTTTGCTGACGCCGCCGATTTGGTCCGATTCGTTTTGGGTCTGTGCCAGGAACTTGGCCGCCGAGCTGGTAGCGCCCTTGGTCGACAGCGCAAATACCGACGAACCGCGCGCGGCACGGTTGGTGAAGGCATCGGCATGGATCGACACGAACAGATCGGCACGCTGCTTGCGTGCCTTAGCTACCCTCACCTTAAGCGGAATGAAGACGTCCTCGTTGCGCGTCATAAACACCTTCATGTTGGGCTCACGCTTGATTAAGGTGCTCAGCCGACGGGCAATCTGCAGTACGATATCTTTTTCACGCGTTTTGAATTTGCCAATCGCCCCGGGATCCTCGCCGCCATGGCCGGGATCCAGCATGATGACAATCGGCCGATCGCGCCCTGCCTTGCCGGCCTGCGGCGCTTCCGCCGGCAAAGTCCGCTCAAGATCGCCCTTGTTGTAATCTTCCAGTAACGCCAGCAGCGGATCATACTCCTCGCCGCTGCCGCCCTTGCTTGGGTACAGGTCCATCACCAGACGATTGCGGTATTCCGGCACCGGCGCCAACGTAAACATGTGTGGCGTGACGCTGCGTTTAAGCTCCAGCACCAGCCTGACGGTGTTTTGATCAAACTGACCGACGCGCGCCTGTTTGAGGTAAGGATCGTCGGCGCGTACCTGGCCGACAATGCCCTTAAGCACGCTGTTGAGCTGCACGCCCTCGATATCTACCACCACGCGATCGGGGTTGGTCAACGCAAACTGTTTGTATTTCAGTTCAACGTTAGATTCGAGCGTCACTCGGGTATAGGTAGAAGAAGGCCAGACACGTACGGCGATGACGTGCGACGAAGCAGCGATGCCTACGCGACTCACACTCAGCAACCAGCTAGCGGCAACCCCCTGCAATAAACGACGGCGGCCCAGATTGTGATTTGAGTTTGGCATGCGACTCCGGCAGTGGTAACAGATTAAAACAGATGAAAAAAACACCAGTAAAACGGGAATGCCGAAAACTTTAACCAATCATTCCGGCGCTGTCATCAGAAAATCTTTTTATGGTTTTTCAATTTATTAACGATTCAGCGCCCTTAGCAAAGAAATAGAGACAATTTCCCACTTGCCATCAGGCCAATAAAAGAATAAAAATACAAAAATATCGTATAAATATGCAAAAGAGGTTTGGCCGTGAAGGAACGTAGTACAGAGCTGGTCCAAGGATTCCGTCACTCAGTTCCCTATATCAACGCCCACCGTGGCAAGACGTTTGTCGTCATGCTTGGCGGGGAAGCCATAGAACATGAGAACTTTTCCAACATCGTCAACGATATCGGGCTGCTGCATAGCCTGGGCATTCGTTTGGTGGTGGTCTATGGCGCGCGGCCGCAGATCGACGTCAATCTGGCGCAGCATAATTACGAACCGATTTACCACAAGCATACCCGCGTCACCGACGCCCACACGCTAGAGTTGGTGAAGCAGGCGGCTGGCCTGTTGCAACTGGACATTACCGCCCGGTTATCGATGAGCCTCAACAACACACCGCTGCAGGGTGCGCACATCAACGTGGTCAGCGGTAACTTTATCATTGCCCAACCGCTGGGTATCGATGACGGCGTGGACTACTGCCACAGCGGCCGTATCCGCCGTATCGATGAAGAGGCCATTCATCGTCAGCTCGACAGCAACGCCATCGTGCTGATAGGCCCGGTCGCCGTTTCCGTTACCGGCGAAAGCTTTAACCTGACGTCAGAGGAAGTGGCGACGCAGTTGGCGATCAAGCTGAAAGCCGAGAAGATGATCGGCTTCTGCTCGTCGCAGGGGGTCACCAATCAGGAAGGCAATATCATCTCCGAACTGTTTCCCAACGATGCACAAAAACGCATCGAAGAGCTGGAAGAGAGCGGCGATTACCATTCCGGCACCGTGCGCTTCCTGCGCGGCGCGGTAAAGGCCTGCCGCAGCGGCGTACGCCGCAGCCACCTGATCAGCTATCAGGAAGACGGCGCGCTGGTGCAAGAGTTGTTCTCACGCGATGGTATCGGCACCCAGATCGTCATGGAAAGCGCGGAACAGGTGCGCCGGGCCACGATTAACGACATCGGCGGCATCCTCGAACTGATCCGTCCGCTTGAACAGCAAGGCATTTTGGTTCGCCGCTCGCGTGAGCAGTTGGAAATGGAGATCGACAAGTTCACCATTATTGAACGCGATAACCTGACCATCGCCTGCGCGGCGCTGTATCCGTTCCCGGAAGAGAAAATCGGCGAAATGGCCTGCGTAGCGGTACACCCGGATTACCGCAGCTCATCACGCGGTGAAATGTTGCTGCAGCGGGTGGAGAGTCAGGCGCGCCAGATGGGCCTGCGTAAACTGTTCGTGCTGACCACGCGCAGCATCCACTGGTTCCAGGAGCGCGGTTTCACCCCGGCGGAAGTTGACGTACTGCCAATGCAAAAACAGGCGCTGTACAACTACCAACGCCGTTCCAAAATTCTGCTGGCCGATCTGTAAACCCTGGCGGGCGCAGCAGATGAACTGCGCCCCATTTTTGTCCCTTACGTCGTTATCTGCAACCGCTCTGCCAAACCACTGCGCCGTTGGGTCGGGGTGCGGATCGCCCGTAGCAAAACGGCTTCGGTGGCATACAGCGAAAGCTGTTTCCGGGCCCGGGTGATCGCGGTATACACCAGTTCGCGGGTGAGCACCGGCAAAAAGTGATTGGGAAGTACCAGTACCGTATGATCGAACTCTGAGCCCTGCGATTTATGCACCGTCATCGCATAGGCGGTTTCATGCGCCGGTAAACGGCTCGGCTGCACCGACTTAATGCTGCCGTCCGGCAGTTGGAAATGAACGCGCAGCTCGCCGCTCTCATCTCGCAAAGCAATACCAATATCACCGTTGAATAACCCCAGCGCGCTGTCATTACGCCCAATCATCACCGGACGCCCCGGATACCAACGCCCCGCGGTTCCTGGCTTACGCTGGATCAGACCGGCGCGTTGCAGCCCCGTTTCAATCCGCTCATTTAGCCCGGCAATACCGAATGGCCCCTCTCGTAGCGCGCACAGCACCTGGAATTGGCCAAACGCCGCCAGTATCGTCACCGCATCGGCACCCGTCGCCACCTGCCGCAGATAATCACGATAGCCCGCCACGCAAGCATCCAATAGCGCCTGATAGTCTTGCGTTTCCGCCAACGGATACCCCGTAACGTCGCTGAAGTTGCCACCCAGCGCCCAGGCCGCTTTCTTGCCATCTCCGGCATTTACCGCAAAAGCCAGTTGACCAATGCCCGAGTTGGCATCAAAGCGATAGCTCTTGCGCAGCAGGCACAAACTGTCGCGCACGGCCGCTTCGGCCTCGGCACTTTGTCCCTGCAGCAGACAGCCGGTCAGCCGCGAGAGCTGCTCCGCCCGTGCCACGCTATAACCTTGCTCGGCAAAGCGGCAGATATCGCCCAGCACCGCGCCAGCCTCAACCGAAGCCAGCTGATCGCGATCGCCCAGGAAAATCACCCGCGCCTTAGCAGGCAAAGCGGCAATCAGGCGCGCCATCATCGGCAGGTCAACCATCGAGGCTTCATCGACCACCAGCACATCCAGATGCAGCGGGTTGCCACGGTGATAACGCATACGCTGGCTGTTGGGCTGAGCGCCTAACAGGCGGTGAAGCGTGGAGGCTTCCGTCGGGAACAGCGCACGTTGCTCAGGCGTTAGCGCCAGTTGCCTGCCGGCGCTGCCTAAGGATTCGGTCAGGCGGGCCGCCGCTTTACCGGTAGGTGCCGCCAACTGAATGCGCAAACGTCGGCCTTCGGCAAGCTGCACCAGCGCGGCCAACAGCTTGGCCACGGTGGTGGTTTTACCGGTGCCCGGTCCGCCGGAAATGACGGCAATGCGCCGCGTGGCGGCCACTGCGGCGGCAATTTTCTGCCAGTCCGGTTCGTCGCTCGCTTCGCCAAATAATTGATCGAGAATGGTGCGGAGCTCGGCTTCTTCAACCGGTTGATGGAGGCTGTCACCGCTGATAAATTCGGCCACCTCGCCTTCGTTCTGCCACATGCGCTGCAGGTATAAACGCTGCTGTTGCAACACCATCGGCATCGCCGTGCTGCCATCGCCAATCGCCGCGCTGGCAGACAGCCGCTGCTGCCATTCGGTCAGATTGGGTTGCCCTGCCGCCAACCACACGGCCTGCGCCAGCTCTGGCTGACGTCCGTCAAAAAGATTCTCAGGCAACAACTGTTCCAGCATCAGGCAAACATGGCCGGCACCCGCCTCGGCGCTGAGGCAAGCAGCCGCCAACAAAATATCCGGCTGGTCCGCTGCCGCCACCACGCGGGCAAACTGTAAATCCAGCGGGCGCAGCACGCCGAGTCCCTGCGCCTGTTCCAGTAAAGCTATCATGGCTCATCCTCCGCCGTAATGGCCTCGCCGCTGAACAACCTGTCCATGCCTTCGACTAACGCTTGCTCTGGCCGACAGGCGAAGATACCGTTGCCTGGATGCTGCGCATCCACCCCGCGCAGGAACAAATAAATCACCCCGCCGAAGTGCCGTTGATAGTCGTAGTCCACCAGCCGATGACGCAGATAACGGTGCAGCGCCAGGGTATATAACTGATACTGCAGATCGTAACGGTGTTCTGCCATCGCCTGCTCCATCGCCGGCCGGGTATAGGCACTGCTGTCCTCCCCCAACCAGTTGGATTTGTAATCCAGCAGGTAGTACTTCCCCTGCCAGCAGAACACCAGGTCAATAAACCCTTTCAACATTCCCTGCACCTGTTGGAAATCCAGTGCCGGGCAGCGAGCAGAAAGCGGATCGTGGTTTTTCACCAGCGCATCCAGCTCACGGGCCTGCAACAGCCTGTCGATCGGCAGATAGAACTGCAGTTCGGCCTGCTTTTGCTGCGGCGCCAGAGCCGACAGCACGACACCGGCATCATTGAGCGGGGTGTTGAGCAACACCTGCATCCACGCCAGCAGTATCGGTTGCCAATGTTCGGCAAAGCCTTGCTGTTGCAGTTGCTCCAGCAGCCACTGCTCGTCAAGCGGTTGGGTAAAATCGAGCGTTTCAAACAGGCTGTGCAAGAAAGTCCCCGGGGTAGCACCGCGAGGGAAAGTGTGGGGTGTGAGTGCTGGCTCACTGTCCTGAGCTTGCTCGCCTGCGGCATCAACATCCAGCCGCGGCAATAAATCCTGCATCAGGCCTGCGCCGTGCTGTTGCAAGCCGGTATAGCTGGTCACTCGCCAAAAATCCTGCACCTGACGTGAAAAACCTTTGGCGGCCAGCTCGCTCAATTCCGACGTTTGCGGCAACCAGGGTTGTTCATCCAGCGTGTCGACCAGTGACAGCGCAACGCCTTCCCCGACAAGCTGTTGCAGGCATTGCTGCAGATAGGCCGCATCGCCGGCCTGGCCGGCTTGCACCAGATAACCCAGCGCACTGCGGTGTAAATCGGTATCCCCCTGCTTCTTGCGGGTGCCTTGGATCAGCGGCGCAATACCGATGCTGCAGTGATACACCGAACGGGTCAATGCCACGTACAACAGGCGTAAATCCTCCGCCAGCCGCTCCTCCTCCGCCCATTCGATACTTTCTTCATCGGCGTTGAGGTCAAGCAAAGCCTGGAAGCTCTGGCGATCGTGATACAGCACCTGCTGCTGTTGGCGGAAATTACCGACGAACGGCAGCCACACCAGATCAAATTCCAGCCCTTTGGATTTATGGATGGTGATCACCTGCACCAGATGGCGATCGCTTTCCAGGCGTAACTGTTGGTTGTCAGACTGACGATTGGGTTGGGCAATCTGCTGCGCCAGCCAACGGACCAGCGCATGCTCGCTGTCGAGCTGTGCTGAGGCTTCCTGCAGCAGTTCCCCCAAATGCATCACGTCGGTCAATCGACGCTCGCCACCCTGCGTGGCCAACAGGTTTTCTGCCAGATGGCGCTGCTTCATCACCTCGCGCAACATCGGCAATACTCCCCGGCGCAGCCAGAGGGTGCGGTAGTCGTCAAACTCGTTGACCAGCTTATCCCATGCGCGCTCATCCTGATTCAAACTGTCCAGCGCCAATGCGTCCAATCCCATCAGCCCGGTCGCCATGGCGCTGCGCAAGGTGCGCTCCTGCTCCGGTGCCAACACGGCCTGCAGCAACCACAGCAAATCCTTGGCCTCTGGCGTATCAAACACGCTGTCGCGGTTGGACAAGTAAACCGAAGGAATGGCCAGCGCACTGAGCGCATCGCGAACTAACGCCGCCTCGTTACGGCTACGCACCAGCACGGTAATGTCTGAAGCCTGCACCGCCCGGCGTTTATCACCATCCACCAGCCAAGCCTGCTGCTGTTGCCCGGCGCTTAGCCAGTCACGGATTTGCGTAGCGCACAGGCGCGCCATCAATTGTTGGTACTCACTAACGCCAACCCCTTCTCCCTGTTGCAGCCAGAATTGCATTGCCGGTTGCGGTTGGTTTTGCAGTTCAAAAGCCAAGCCCCGGTTTTTTGCGGCGGCGGCCACGTCAATAAAGGGAATTTGGCTGAACAGGAAGGGTTTTTCCACCTGAGCAAACAGATGGTTAACGCTGCCGACCATTGCCGGTGACGAGCGCCAGTTGGTCTCAAGCGTATAGTGGGCGCTTACCTCTGAACGGGCTCGCATATAGGTAAAGATATCGGCGCCACGGAAGGCATAAATCGCCTGTTTCGGATCGCCGATCAGCAGCAGGCCGCATTCGGGTCGGCCAACGTAAAGCTTTTGGAAGATGCGGTATTGCTGCGGATCGGTATCCTGGAATTCATCGATCATCGCCACCGGATAACGCTGACGGATCGCCTGCGCTAAGCGATCGCCGCCTTCACTGTGCAGTGCCGTGTCCAGACGGCTTAACAGATCGTCAAAGCCGAGTTCAGCCCTTTGGCGTTTTTCTTGCTGAATGGAGAGGCGTATCTCGCTCAATGCCCGCGCCATAATCAAATCACGCAGCGTCAGCGGCTCATCAAAGAGTTCGTCGATTGCCACAAACAACGGATGACGCGGCGGCTCGCCTTTTTTAGTTTTATCCAACAGCACCGACTGGCGGAACTTGTCGAGCTCTTTCGGTAGCTGGTAATCCTGCGTTTCCAGCGCGACCCATTCGCCGACCTTATGCAGCCAGTTGGGCAGGTGCTTGCTGCTGTAGCTACGCTTGTCAACGCCGGACTGGCTGATTAACGCTTCCAGATCGCCGGCTGTCGCCCCCCACTGAGCTTTAATGGCGTCAATACGCGCCACGATTTGCTCATGGCGCATCAGCACCGTTTCGTCCTCTTTCGGCGGTCGTCGCAACAGCGGCGCTTCGCCATGCAAATAACCGGAGAGATCGGCCAGCAGTGCTTCCGGGCCGCTCCATTCCTGGCTTACCGCCCGGGCCACGCCCAGCGGCAACGGGTAACAATGGCGACGCCAAAAATCCGCACAGGCCTGGCGACGCAGCGGCAACTCATCCTGCACCAGCGTTTGCTCAAACAGAATGCCTGACTCGAAGGCGTTGTGGGTCAGCATACGCTGACAAAAACCGTGAATGGTGTATATCGCCGCTTCGTCCATCTGCCGCTCGGCCGCCAACAGCTGCGCAGCGGCGTCGGGCAGATCTTTAATCTCCGCCATCAGCGAGGTAAATAACGGATCCTTGCTGCGGCCACGGACGCAGGCAATACGCAACCCATGGATATTGCTGCGAATACGCCCACGCAACTCCTCGGTGGCGGCCTCGGTAAAGGTCACCACCAGGATCTCCTCTACCGTCAACGGCCGGGAAAAAGCCGCCGCCTGGCCCAGACCAAGCAGCAGGCGCAGATACAGCGCCCCAATGGTAAAGGTCTTGCCGGTCCCCGCCGAGGCTTCTATCAACCGTTCGCCAAACAGCGGCAACGTTAGCGGGTCAAGCCGCTGCGGGGCCGTTTCCGTCATGGTGTCGCGACCTTACGCGGCAGAGTTTGCTGCAGTGCGGACGCATTAGGATAAGTCACCCAGTCCGGCTGCACGGCATAATCGGCCTTCTCCTGGCCGCTGCCGCTCACCTGCGACAACACCGCCAGGCCCTGAGGCTGGATCACCGCCTGATGGAAATAGTCCGCCAATTTGACCGGCGTCAGCTGTTTGATCTGCTCAATCAGCTTATGACGGGTATCAAACGCGAAATTGCCGCGATCGAAGTCATTGGCAAAACGACCAGCCTCTTCACTCAGGGTTTGCGGGCGCTGTTTCAACTCGTTGATAATCGCCTGCTTGTACTGTTCGAAGTCGGCCGGTTTCATCTCACGCAGGCGTTTTTCGGTTTTCGGGTAGAAATCCTGATAGCGCTGGTACAGATATGCCGGCTGCTTGCTGTTGCTTTGCAACAGGAAACCAATCCCCCACTGCCGCCCTACGGACATCGGGAAAGCAAATACCGCATAGCCCAATTGCTCCTGGGTACGCAGTTGGCTGTAGAACCACGGCTGAATAATCTGCCCCAACAGCGAGCTGTAGGCCATGCCGGTCACTTCGTCATAGCCGGTCGGCACATAGACCGCTGCCAGCGCCGAGTCGGTGCTGCTGCCGGCACGCTGCAGGTTGGCCAGCTGTTTTTTAGCCACTTCAACGTCTTCGCCGTGCCACCATTCAATGCCGGTGCACCCCAGACGGTGTTTCAACGTGGAGGCCAGCGTGTCCACCTGTTGCTTGCTCATATTGCCCACCACCAGCAATTCCGGCGTCGCTTCCGCCAACAGGTTGTCGCGGTAGGCCAGCACGTCTTTCAGCGTCAGGGTTTTCAGCACCTCACGGCGCTCGCTGCGTTCGGAGTACGGCACGCGGGAAACCATCTGCACCGGCTGAATCGCCAATTCGAAAGCTTTGCCCTTCTCGGCAGAATCCAGTTGCTCCAAATACCAGGATTTGGCCTGTGCCAGTTGGTCTTCCGTCGGCGTGAAGCTGGAGTACCCCTCAATCAACGACGTCAGCAACTGCGGCAGACGCTGAGTGAAG contains:
- the recD gene encoding exodeoxyribonuclease V subunit alpha, which codes for MIALLEQAQGLGVLRPLDLQFARVVAAADQPDILLAAACLSAEAGAGHVCLMLEQLLPENLFDGRQPELAQAVWLAAGQPNLTEWQQRLSASAAIGDGSTAMPMVLQQQRLYLQRMWQNEGEVAEFISGDSLHQPVEEAELRTILDQLFGEASDEPDWQKIAAAVAATRRIAVISGGPGTGKTTTVAKLLAALVQLAEGRRLRIQLAAPTGKAAARLTESLGSAGRQLALTPEQRALFPTEASTLHRLLGAQPNSQRMRYHRGNPLHLDVLVVDEASMVDLPMMARLIAALPAKARVIFLGDRDQLASVEAGAVLGDICRFAEQGYSVARAEQLSRLTGCLLQGQSAEAEAAVRDSLCLLRKSYRFDANSGIGQLAFAVNAGDGKKAAWALGGNFSDVTGYPLAETQDYQALLDACVAGYRDYLRQVATGADAVTILAAFGQFQVLCALREGPFGIAGLNERIETGLQRAGLIQRKPGTAGRWYPGRPVMIGRNDSALGLFNGDIGIALRDESGELRVHFQLPDGSIKSVQPSRLPAHETAYAMTVHKSQGSEFDHTVLVLPNHFLPVLTRELVYTAITRARKQLSLYATEAVLLRAIRTPTQRRSGLAERLQITT
- a CDS encoding MFS transporter, producing the protein MSANEGMQSIQEMVDSTGTRRGQVLLLIMCALCLMCDGFDIQAMGYAAPAIRDAWSLETAVLGPVFSAGLAGIAIGAFALGWLADRIGRRPSIISATLIFGVFTLCSAFAQNVNQLMAFRFLAGIALGGVMPNCIALVVEYSPLRQRATYITAITCFFAIGGGLGGVTAALLIPLVGWQAIFILGGLLPIILAISMWAYLPESAQWMLRCGKGEAAIRSTLRKVFPEQQAMSVDLSNSHVGMQRAKATVVDLFRDNRAVFTLLLWLVNFMNLIDLYFLANWLPTLIKDAGLSLEIANLATGALQFGGVLGTLALGRLIDKFGAYSVLITGFSIAALSIAAIGFEPQNLLMLFSSIFVTGVFVVGGMPGVNALAAGGYPTFLRSTGLGWGLGIGRGASMLGPLLGAALIARHWMASDLLLLAAVPAVVSALAVWAMWLQKRESHYD
- the argA gene encoding amino-acid N-acetyltransferase, with translation MKERSTELVQGFRHSVPYINAHRGKTFVVMLGGEAIEHENFSNIVNDIGLLHSLGIRLVVVYGARPQIDVNLAQHNYEPIYHKHTRVTDAHTLELVKQAAGLLQLDITARLSMSLNNTPLQGAHINVVSGNFIIAQPLGIDDGVDYCHSGRIRRIDEEAIHRQLDSNAIVLIGPVAVSVTGESFNLTSEEVATQLAIKLKAEKMIGFCSSQGVTNQEGNIISELFPNDAQKRIEELEESGDYHSGTVRFLRGAVKACRSGVRRSHLISYQEDGALVQELFSRDGIGTQIVMESAEQVRRATINDIGGILELIRPLEQQGILVRRSREQLEMEIDKFTIIERDNLTIACAALYPFPEEKIGEMACVAVHPDYRSSSRGEMLLQRVESQARQMGLRKLFVLTTRSIHWFQERGFTPAEVDVLPMQKQALYNYQRRSKILLADL
- the recB gene encoding exodeoxyribonuclease V subunit beta, with amino-acid sequence MTETAPQRLDPLTLPLFGERLIEASAGTGKTFTIGALYLRLLLGLGQAAAFSRPLTVEEILVVTFTEAATEELRGRIRSNIHGLRIACVRGRSKDPLFTSLMAEIKDLPDAAAQLLAAERQMDEAAIYTIHGFCQRMLTHNAFESGILFEQTLVQDELPLRRQACADFWRRHCYPLPLGVARAVSQEWSGPEALLADLSGYLHGEAPLLRRPPKEDETVLMRHEQIVARIDAIKAQWGATAGDLEALISQSGVDKRSYSSKHLPNWLHKVGEWVALETQDYQLPKELDKFRQSVLLDKTKKGEPPRHPLFVAIDELFDEPLTLRDLIMARALSEIRLSIQQEKRQRAELGFDDLLSRLDTALHSEGGDRLAQAIRQRYPVAMIDEFQDTDPQQYRIFQKLYVGRPECGLLLIGDPKQAIYAFRGADIFTYMRARSEVSAHYTLETNWRSSPAMVGSVNHLFAQVEKPFLFSQIPFIDVAAAAKNRGLAFELQNQPQPAMQFWLQQGEGVGVSEYQQLMARLCATQIRDWLSAGQQQQAWLVDGDKRRAVQASDITVLVRSRNEAALVRDALSALAIPSVYLSNRDSVFDTPEAKDLLWLLQAVLAPEQERTLRSAMATGLMGLDALALDSLNQDERAWDKLVNEFDDYRTLWLRRGVLPMLREVMKQRHLAENLLATQGGERRLTDVMHLGELLQEASAQLDSEHALVRWLAQQIAQPNRQSDNQQLRLESDRHLVQVITIHKSKGLEFDLVWLPFVGNFRQQQQVLYHDRQSFQALLDLNADEESIEWAEEERLAEDLRLLYVALTRSVYHCSIGIAPLIQGTRKKQGDTDLHRSALGYLVQAGQAGDAAYLQQCLQQLVGEGVALSLVDTLDEQPWLPQTSELSELAAKGFSRQVQDFWRVTSYTGLQQHGAGLMQDLLPRLDVDAAGEQAQDSEPALTPHTFPRGATPGTFLHSLFETLDFTQPLDEQWLLEQLQQQGFAEHWQPILLAWMQVLLNTPLNDAGVVLSALAPQQKQAELQFYLPIDRLLQARELDALVKNHDPLSARCPALDFQQVQGMLKGFIDLVFCWQGKYYLLDYKSNWLGEDSSAYTRPAMEQAMAEHRYDLQYQLYTLALHRYLRHRLVDYDYQRHFGGVIYLFLRGVDAQHPGNGIFACRPEQALVEGMDRLFSGEAITAEDEP
- the amiC gene encoding N-acetylmuramoyl-L-alanine amidase AmiC translates to MPNSNHNLGRRRLLQGVAASWLLSVSRVGIAASSHVIAVRVWPSSTYTRVTLESNVELKYKQFALTNPDRVVVDIEGVQLNSVLKGIVGQVRADDPYLKQARVGQFDQNTVRLVLELKRSVTPHMFTLAPVPEYRNRLVMDLYPSKGGSGEEYDPLLALLEDYNKGDLERTLPAEAPQAGKAGRDRPIVIMLDPGHGGEDPGAIGKFKTREKDIVLQIARRLSTLIKREPNMKVFMTRNEDVFIPLKVRVAKARKQRADLFVSIHADAFTNRAARGSSVFALSTKGATSSAAKFLAQTQNESDQIGGVSKSGDRYLDHTMFDLIQTATINDSLKFGKEVLNRMGKINRLHKNRVDQAGFAVLKAPDIPSILVETAFISNIEEERKLRTTHFQQQVAESILAGIKAYFANGGAVARGQK